In a genomic window of Sus scrofa isolate TJ Tabasco breed Duroc chromosome 4, Sscrofa11.1, whole genome shotgun sequence:
- the LOC110260194 gene encoding cytochrome P450 11B1, mitochondrial, with amino-acid sequence MAIWAKAEAWLAGPWLALHRARTLGTRAALAPKAVLPFEAIPQCPGNKWMRVLQLWREQGFENIHLDMHQTFQELGPIFRFDVGGRHMVLVMLPEDVERLQKVEGLHPQRMFLEPWLAYRQLRGHKCGVFLLNGPTWRLDRLQLNPGVLSLQAMQKFTPLVDGVARDFSQALRARVMQNARGSLTLDIKPSIFRYTIEASNLVLFGERLGLLAHQPNPESLDFIHALEVMFKSTVQLMFMPRSLSRWTSTGTWKEHFEAWDCIFQYANKAIQRLYQELTLGHPWHYSGVVAELLTHANMTVDAIKANSIDLTAGSVDTTAYPLLMTLFELARNPEVQQALRQESLAAAARISENPQKAITELPLLRAALKETLRLYPVGIFLDRCVSSDLVLQNYHIPAGTLVKVLLYSLGRNPAVFARPERYHPQRWLDNQGSGTRFPHLAFGFGMRQCLGRRLAQVEMLLLLHHVLKNFLVETLVQEDIKMIYRFILTPSTLPLLTFRAIS; translated from the exons ATGGCCATCTGGGCAAAGGCAGAAGCGTGGCTGGCAGGGCCTTGGCTGGCCCTGCACAGGGCACGCACGCTGGGCACCAGAGCCGCTCTGGCCCCTAAGGCGGTGCTGCCCTTCGAAGCCATACCCCAGTGTCCCGGCAACAAGTGGATGCGGGTGCTGCAGCTCTGGAGGGAGCAGGGCTTCGAGAACATTCACCTGGACATGCATCAGACCTTCCAGGAGCTGGGGCCCATTTTCAG ATTTGACGTGGGAGGCAGGCACATGGTGCTGGTGATGCTGCCTGAGGACGTGGAGCGGCTGCAGAAGGTGGAAGGCCTTCACCCCCAGCGGATGTTCCTGGAGCCCTGGCTGGCCTACCGACAGCTCCGCGGGCACAAGTGTGGCGTGTTCTTGCT AAACGGGCCCACCTGGCGTCTGGACCGACTGCAGCTGAACCCGGGCGTGCTGTCGCTGCAGGCCATGCAGAAGTTCACGCCCCTGGTGGACGGGGTGGCCAGGGATTTCTCCCAGGCCCTGCGGGCGAGGGTCATGCAGAATGCCAGGGGGAGCCTGACCCTGGACATCAAGCCCAGCATCTTCCGCTACACCATCGAAG CCAGCAACTTAGTCCTTTTTGGAGAGCGGCTGGGCCTCCTGGCCCATCAGCCGAATCCCGAAAGCCTGGACTTCATCCACGCGCTGGAGGTCATGTTCAAGTCCACTGTGCAGCTCATGTTCATGCCCAGGAGCCTGTCGCGCTGGACGAGCACCGGCACGTGGAAGGAGCACTTTGAGGCCTGGGACTGCATCTTCCAGTATG CCAACAAAGCCATCCAGAGGCTCTATCAGGAGCTGACCCTGGGCCATCCGTGGCACTACAGCGGCGTCGTGGCAGAGCTGCTGACACACGCAAACATGACCGTGGATGCCATCAAGGCCAACTCAATCGACCTCACGGCCGGAAGCGTGGACACG ACAGCCTACCCCCTGCTGATGACTCTGTTCGAGCTGGCCCGGAACCCAGAAGTGCAGCAGGCGCTCCGCCAGGAGAGCCTGGCAGCCGCGGCCAGGATCTCGGAAAACCCCCAGAAGGCAATCACCGAGCTGCCCCTGCTGCGGGCGGCCCTCAAGGAGACCCTGAG GCTGTACCCCGTGGGTATCTTCTTGGACCGATGCGTGAGCTCAGACTTGGTCCTGCAGAACTACCACATCCCGGCCGGG ACCCTGGTGAAGGTGCTACTCTACTCCCTGGGTCGAAACCCCGCCGTGTTCGCCAGACCGGAGCGCTATCACCCCCAGCGCTGGCTGGACAACCAGGGCTCGGGCACCAGGTTCCCACACCTGGCCTTCGGCTTTGGCATGCGCCAGTGCCTGGGGCGGCGCCTGGCACAGGTGGAGATGCTACTGCTGCTGCACCAC GTACTGAAAAACTTCCTGGTGGAGACGCTGGTGCAAGAGGACATAAAGATGATCTACCGCTTCATACTGAcgccctccaccctccccctcctcaccttCCGGGCCATCAGCTAG
- the GML gene encoding glycosyl-phosphatidylinositol-anchored molecule-like protein → MLLPLACLLITAWPWGFIDRGDAWTYNLRCYECFATNTFSCIDIRTCPYHLRRCLTVSIRVNAREILIYKDCTFNCTFVYREEQMPEAPRARYWATNSFYWVHCCNTMTCNHGGPTNLERDIVPEEAIEEELGGTVRLGEATLFLSVASVLVSHALT, encoded by the exons atgctgctgccgCTTGCCTGCCTCCTGATCACGGCCTGGCCCTGGGGCTTCATTGACCGTGGAGACGCCT GGACCTACAATTTGAGATGTTATGAGTGTTTTGCCACCAACACCTTCTCTTGTATAGACATCAGAACTTGTCCTTATCACCTCAGGCGCTGCCTGACCGTCTCCATTC GTGTGAATGCTCGGGAAATACTCATTTACAAGGACTGTACGTTCAACTGCACGTTTGTGTATCGCGAAGAGCAAATGCCGGAAGCGCCAAGGGCGAGATACTGGGCTACGAACAGCTTCTATTGGGTTCACTGCTGCAACACCATGACGTGCAATCACGGAGGACCTACTAATCTTGAGAGGGACATTGTACCCGAAGAGGCAATTGAGGAGGAGTTGGGAGGGACCGTGCGTCTCGGGGAGGCCACCCTTTTCCTGAGTGTGGCCTCCGTCCTAGTCAGCCACGCCCTGACATGA